In Electrophorus electricus isolate fEleEle1 chromosome 6, fEleEle1.pri, whole genome shotgun sequence, a single genomic region encodes these proteins:
- the ungb gene encoding uracil-DNA glycosylase isoform X1, whose translation MSQESVTKERLGSNGPHLTTEQLQRIEQNRRAALERLAARNVPVPVGASWRNHIKAEFSKPYFTNLMSFVAEERKRFTVYPKPEQVFFWTELCAFEDVKVVLLGQDPYHRRGQAHGLCFSVPRPIPPPPSLENIFTELALDIEDFQHPGHGDLTGWAKQGVLLLNSVLTVRSRESTSHQGQGWELFTDAVILSLSKNLRGLVFLLWGLYAQRKGALIDRTRHHVLETSHPSPYSAQLGFFGSRHFSKTNILLKSSGKTPIDWKAL comes from the exons ATGTCACAAG AATCGGTAACAAAAGAGCGACTGGGTAGTAATGGGCCACATCTTACCACCGAGCAGCTGCAGCGGATCGAGCAAAACAGGCGCGCGGCACTGGAGAGGCTGGCCGCGCGCAATGTTCCCGTACCCGTCGGAGCAAGCTGGCGAAACCACATAAAGGCCGAATTTTCCAAGCCTTATTTCACAAAT CTGATGTCTTTCGTCGCTGAGGAACGAAAACGGTTTACTGTCTATCCGAAACCAGAACAAGTTTTCTTTTGGACAGAGCTGTGCGCTTTCGAGGAT GTAAAGGTGGTCCTCCTTGGCCAAGACCCATATCACCGGCGAGGCCAGGCCCACGGTCTCTGCTTCAGTGTACCCAGGCCTATTCCACCACCCCCAAG CTTGGAAAATATATTCACTGAACTAGCATTAGATATAGAGGACTTCCAGCACCCTGGGCATGGGGACCTGACAGGATGGGCTAAACAGG GTGTTCTGCTGCTGAACTCTGTATTGACAGTACGAAGCCGTGAGTCAACCTCCCACCAGGGCCAAGGCTGGGAGCTGTTCACTGATGCTGTGATCCTGAGCCTCAGTAAGAATTTGAGGGGCCTGGTGTTTCTGCTCTGGGGTTTATATGCCCAGAGGAAGGGAGCACTCATCGACAGA ACACGACATCACGTCCTTGAGACATCCCACCCATCTCCCTACTCTGCTCAGCTGGGCTTTTTTGGAAGTAGACACTTCTCCAAAACCAACATTTTACTCAAGTCATCTGGAAAGACACCAATTGACTGGAAAGCACTCTAA
- the ungb gene encoding uracil-DNA glycosylase isoform X2 — protein sequence MSQESVTKERLGSNGPHLTTEQLQRIEQNRRAALERLAARNVPVPVGASWRNHIKAEFSKPYFTNLMSFVAEERKRFTVYPKPEQVFFWTELCAFEDVKVVLLGQDPYHRRGQAHGLCFSVPRPIPPPPSLENIFTELALDIEDFQHPGHGDLTGWAKQGVLLLNSVLTVRSRESTSHQGQGWELFTDAVILSLNTTSRP from the exons ATGTCACAAG AATCGGTAACAAAAGAGCGACTGGGTAGTAATGGGCCACATCTTACCACCGAGCAGCTGCAGCGGATCGAGCAAAACAGGCGCGCGGCACTGGAGAGGCTGGCCGCGCGCAATGTTCCCGTACCCGTCGGAGCAAGCTGGCGAAACCACATAAAGGCCGAATTTTCCAAGCCTTATTTCACAAAT CTGATGTCTTTCGTCGCTGAGGAACGAAAACGGTTTACTGTCTATCCGAAACCAGAACAAGTTTTCTTTTGGACAGAGCTGTGCGCTTTCGAGGAT GTAAAGGTGGTCCTCCTTGGCCAAGACCCATATCACCGGCGAGGCCAGGCCCACGGTCTCTGCTTCAGTGTACCCAGGCCTATTCCACCACCCCCAAG CTTGGAAAATATATTCACTGAACTAGCATTAGATATAGAGGACTTCCAGCACCCTGGGCATGGGGACCTGACAGGATGGGCTAAACAGG GTGTTCTGCTGCTGAACTCTGTATTGACAGTACGAAGCCGTGAGTCAACCTCCCACCAGGGCCAAGGCTGGGAGCTGTTCACTGATGCTGTGATCCTGAGCCTCA ACACGACATCACGTCCTTGA